The Enterococcus sp. 7F3_DIV0205 genome has a window encoding:
- a CDS encoding YfhO family protein, whose product MEKLKKFMRVNCWSMLASVIVPILVLAWVYFQQGIYLGSETTLLASDAFAQFSNFYASFNNMLHGKQDIFYTWYGSLGLNYWALMSYYLNGVFTPIVFFFDNLHIPDAMYVITLLKFGCMGLSFFIFAHYTFKVPQWIKVGLSVSYALMSYGIAYSPMIMWLDALIYLPLIVLGIHRLMDKKKPTLLFISYLFLFLSNFYMAFMVGIFTFLYFFARSFTKWGQYKKSISMYLITSILAGCTSMITILPTIFDLSNNGEGLTEINRWITPDVGTWDMVVKSMSAVYDTSKYEAAPFFYVGILPLLFCLFYFVTKRVLLQEKIIYGSLGIFLVASIYIQPLNLFWHGLHSPNMFLFRFSFLFSFFILLFAGYGIEKMEKQELNRLVNIGIVLLVIFTSAYIFSNKKRYDYITRESLILSLFFLAVYVGLCVVYYTKINYRKFLPAVVLIIVGIELVFNAQAMIAGVRKDWNYPKRELYTEYYQDIKTLTDETHSLTPGFYRMANVDPISHNESFNYGYSGVSMFSSIRNRHSSSYMNQLGFRSTGTNLNIDYKNNTILMDALLGIKYNIGRESPMKYGFNNIKNSGSYDLYENQYVLPLGILTDKGIYKKEAFQNQESLIKHLAESKQPLFYFKEPKEVNKENLIVQQEGDILYLSEEKPSADKIMTWSVDVPAHSQAYLNLLVENSGAMRDAVAEVTVNGISRASDMPRTGQYYNLGYYEKATTITVKVAFRGVSVVKMLRPDTLILNTENFKSMIQSAQRKGVEFEGKGRKLKTSINSTKENVLFTTIPYDSGWKAYLDGKEVPIKAVEEAFLAVTVPAGEHELSLVFLPQGFTIGASLFVICPILFLLFVWSQSRKK is encoded by the coding sequence ATGGAAAAACTCAAAAAATTTATGAGAGTAAATTGTTGGTCAATGTTAGCAAGTGTTATTGTTCCTATACTAGTTTTAGCGTGGGTTTACTTTCAGCAAGGCATTTATTTAGGAAGTGAAACGACACTCTTAGCTAGTGATGCTTTTGCGCAATTTTCCAACTTTTACGCTAGTTTTAATAACATGTTACATGGAAAACAGGATATTTTTTATACTTGGTACGGTTCTTTAGGATTAAATTACTGGGCTTTGATGAGTTATTACTTAAATGGAGTGTTTACTCCGATTGTCTTTTTCTTTGACAATTTACATATACCAGATGCCATGTATGTTATTACGTTACTAAAATTTGGCTGTATGGGACTTAGTTTTTTTATTTTTGCTCACTATACCTTTAAAGTACCTCAATGGATAAAAGTGGGTTTGAGTGTTAGCTATGCGTTAATGAGTTATGGTATTGCTTATTCACCAATGATTATGTGGTTAGATGCCTTGATTTATTTACCATTAATCGTTTTAGGTATTCACCGTTTAATGGATAAAAAAAAGCCTACATTGTTGTTTATCAGCTATCTTTTCTTATTTTTATCAAACTTTTATATGGCATTTATGGTAGGGATCTTTACATTTTTATACTTTTTTGCAAGAAGTTTTACAAAATGGGGACAGTATAAAAAATCGATTTCCATGTATTTAATCACCTCTATTCTTGCTGGATGTACGTCGATGATCACGATTTTACCTACTATTTTCGATTTAAGTAATAATGGAGAAGGTTTAACAGAGATCAATCGGTGGATAACACCAGATGTAGGTACATGGGATATGGTCGTGAAGAGTATGAGCGCGGTGTATGATACTTCTAAATATGAGGCTGCGCCATTCTTTTATGTGGGTATTTTACCGTTGCTATTTTGTCTTTTTTATTTTGTAACGAAACGAGTGTTACTACAGGAAAAAATTATTTATGGAAGTTTAGGCATTTTTTTGGTAGCAAGCATCTATATTCAGCCATTAAACTTATTCTGGCACGGATTACATTCGCCAAATATGTTTCTTTTTCGATTTAGTTTTTTATTCTCCTTTTTTATTTTGCTCTTTGCTGGTTACGGTATTGAGAAGATGGAAAAACAAGAGCTGAATCGACTTGTGAATATAGGAATCGTTCTGCTGGTCATCTTTACTAGTGCATACATTTTTTCTAATAAAAAAAGATATGACTATATCACAAGAGAGTCACTGATTTTATCATTATTCTTTTTAGCAGTGTATGTTGGTCTTTGTGTTGTGTACTATACAAAAATCAACTATCGGAAATTTCTTCCTGCAGTAGTATTGATTATAGTAGGAATCGAATTAGTATTTAATGCACAAGCTATGATTGCTGGAGTTAGAAAAGACTGGAATTATCCTAAAAGAGAACTATATACAGAATATTATCAAGATATTAAGACATTGACTGATGAGACGCATTCATTGACACCTGGTTTTTATCGAATGGCGAATGTTGATCCTATTTCTCATAATGAGAGTTTTAATTATGGATATAGCGGTGTTTCGATGTTTTCATCAATTAGAAACCGTCATTCATCTAGTTATATGAATCAACTAGGATTTCGTTCAACAGGGACAAATCTGAATATCGATTATAAGAATAATACAATTTTGATGGACGCATTGTTAGGAATCAAATATAACATTGGTAGAGAATCACCTATGAAATATGGGTTTAATAACATTAAAAATAGCGGCAGTTATGATTTGTATGAAAATCAATATGTTTTACCTTTAGGAATCTTGACGGACAAAGGTATTTATAAAAAAGAAGCTTTTCAAAATCAAGAGAGTTTAATTAAGCATTTGGCTGAAAGCAAACAACCACTTTTTTATTTTAAAGAGCCAAAAGAAGTCAACAAGGAAAACTTGATTGTGCAACAAGAGGGAGATATTTTATATCTTTCAGAAGAAAAGCCATCTGCAGACAAAATCATGACCTGGTCGGTCGATGTACCAGCACATTCTCAAGCCTATCTGAATCTACTTGTGGAAAATAGTGGAGCTATGCGTGATGCGGTAGCAGAAGTAACCGTTAATGGTATTAGCAGGGCATCTGATATGCCTAGAACAGGGCAATATTATAATTTGGGCTATTATGAAAAAGCCACAACGATAACCGTAAAAGTTGCTTTTCGAGGTGTTTCTGTTGTGAAAATGCTGCGGCCGGATACGTTAATATTGAACACTGAAAACTTTAAGTCCATGATTCAATCTGCTCAAAGGAAAGGAGTAGAGTTTGAAGGGAAAGGAAGAAAGCTAAAAACAAGCATCAATTCGACAAAAGAAAATGTACTCTTTACAACAATTCCTTATGATTCAGGTTGGAAAGCTTATCTGGATGGAAAAGAAGTACCAATAAAAGCTGTAGAAGAAGCTTTTTTAGCTGTCACGGTGCCAGCTGGTGAGCATGAGTTATCACTAGTATTTCTTCCGCAAGGATTCACTATAGGAGCTAGTTTATTTGTTATTTGTCCGATCTTATTTTTATTGTTTGTTTGGAGCCAATCTCGAAAAAAATGA
- the lepB gene encoding signal peptidase I, with protein sequence MYKEKKKILLLFRNKTKFFSFFFMIVCLCFLIFVKTHQVDGHSMQPTLTNGDRILVLKGKKMTSHDLITFNPKDDPRKIYVKRVIGVPGNEIRIDEKRLTIVTTSNQDEKKKPLFDGDLASGITEVSVTKEVSRLLEHMTTIPEDKYFVLGDNRNDSRDSRQLGLIDRSQIEGIVVYRYYPISKMGFLNE encoded by the coding sequence ATGTATAAAGAGAAAAAGAAAATATTATTGCTCTTTAGAAATAAAACTAAGTTTTTCTCCTTCTTCTTTATGATAGTTTGTCTTTGTTTTTTGATTTTTGTAAAAACACATCAAGTGGATGGACATTCTATGCAGCCCACATTAACAAATGGGGATCGAATTTTAGTACTGAAAGGGAAAAAAATGACATCCCATGATCTAATTACTTTTAACCCCAAAGATGATCCGCGAAAGATATATGTGAAAAGGGTCATTGGAGTTCCTGGCAATGAGATTCGGATTGATGAGAAACGCTTGACTATTGTGACTACTAGTAATCAAGATGAAAAAAAGAAACCGCTATTCGACGGCGACTTAGCAAGTGGAATCACTGAAGTATCGGTAACAAAAGAGGTTTCTCGGCTATTAGAACATATGACAACAATACCCGAAGACAAATATTTTGTTTTAGGAGATAATCGCAATGATTCTAGGGATAGTCGGCAATTAGGATTGATCGATCGGTCGCAAATAGAAGGAATCGTGGTCTATCGTTATTATCCCATATCTAAAATGGGATTTTTAAATGAATAA
- the lepB gene encoding signal peptidase I gives MTKSKRKKPSSNERIRTTSKKTRNHHKRKATAVRKKTTRYGRKRKRKNYKKIMLELTITLIISSILFLLLSFFTFSLPKMEGYSMMTTLEDRDRLFVNKLGAVKRFSLVYYKDPVSGAKSIRRIIGLPFESLYYKNDQLFINDTETVERFIDKQLTTSKNSNSTFTKDFSLNEVLGNLQVPKGKYFVLGDNRSYATDSRTFGYIDEKDIIGVIELRIFPLHRMTHF, from the coding sequence ATGACAAAATCAAAAAGAAAGAAACCATCATCAAACGAAAGAATACGGACCACCTCGAAAAAAACTAGAAATCACCATAAAAGAAAAGCAACTGCTGTTAGAAAAAAAACAACTAGATATGGAAGAAAGCGAAAGAGAAAAAACTATAAAAAGATTATGTTAGAACTGACGATCACTCTCATTATTTCTAGCATTCTGTTTTTACTGTTGAGTTTTTTTACATTTTCACTACCAAAAATGGAAGGCTATTCTATGATGACCACTTTGGAAGATAGAGATAGGTTATTTGTAAATAAATTAGGTGCAGTGAAACGTTTTAGTTTAGTTTATTACAAAGACCCAGTAAGTGGAGCCAAATCTATTCGACGGATTATAGGATTGCCTTTTGAATCGCTTTATTATAAAAACGATCAGTTATTTATCAATGACACAGAGACTGTCGAGCGTTTTATAGACAAACAGTTAACCACATCAAAAAACAGCAATAGTACTTTCACCAAAGATTTTTCGTTGAATGAAGTATTAGGAAACTTGCAAGTTCCAAAAGGAAAATATTTTGTTTTGGGAGATAATCGCTCCTACGCGACAGATAGTCGAACTTTTGGTTATATAGACGAAAAAGACATCATTGGAGTCATTGAGTTGAGAATTTTCCCATTACATCGGATGACTCATTTTTAA
- a CDS encoding DUF916 and DUF3324 domain-containing protein produces the protein MKKFKLIYFILYIACFGMTAINTYAAEAEDVGNFNFKMIRPENQIGDAGYFNLKMNPGQKQTVQIEMTNITDKEVTVEIKLNGAKTNSNGVLEFGPTTLKDDPSLKNKFQDIVKGPKTIKIPAKQKIPLDLDISMPADSYDGIIAGGIQMQVKKSDEQLEKEKKEKQIVNRYAYVLGMVLTETDKEVKPDVKFEKFYPELANYRNAIFVNFSNIQAAFLNDMTIDMQVMKKGSSEVLYDTKKTNMRMSPNSMIDFPVEMNGERMEAGEYTGHVLVTSGDQKWEWSNDFKITKEEADKYNAQDVTLVQEQGIDWKLIALIIGGVILVIGVIFVIVRVISQKKAASKKRKKKNKKK, from the coding sequence ATGAAAAAATTTAAATTAATTTACTTTATTTTATACATAGCTTGTTTCGGAATGACCGCAATAAATACATACGCAGCTGAAGCTGAGGATGTGGGGAATTTCAATTTTAAAATGATTCGTCCAGAGAATCAGATAGGAGATGCTGGTTATTTCAATTTGAAGATGAATCCTGGTCAAAAGCAGACTGTTCAAATTGAAATGACCAATATCACAGACAAAGAAGTCACTGTAGAAATTAAGTTAAATGGAGCTAAAACGAATTCCAACGGTGTACTTGAGTTCGGTCCAACAACGCTTAAAGATGATCCCTCTTTAAAAAATAAATTTCAAGATATTGTCAAAGGTCCAAAAACAATTAAAATTCCGGCAAAACAAAAAATTCCATTGGATTTAGATATTTCAATGCCTGCAGATTCCTATGATGGAATCATTGCTGGTGGTATTCAAATGCAAGTAAAAAAATCAGATGAACAATTAGAAAAAGAGAAAAAAGAAAAACAAATCGTTAACCGTTATGCTTATGTTTTAGGCATGGTATTAACTGAAACAGATAAAGAAGTGAAGCCAGATGTCAAATTCGAAAAATTTTATCCAGAATTGGCCAATTATCGTAACGCTATATTCGTAAATTTTTCGAATATCCAAGCGGCATTTTTGAATGATATGACGATTGATATGCAAGTGATGAAAAAAGGTTCATCCGAAGTTCTTTATGACACTAAGAAGACAAATATGAGAATGTCTCCTAATTCAATGATCGATTTTCCAGTTGAAATGAATGGTGAACGTATGGAAGCCGGCGAATACACAGGGCATGTCCTTGTGACTAGTGGTGATCAAAAATGGGAATGGTCAAATGATTTTAAGATTACAAAAGAAGAAGCAGACAAATACAATGCACAAGATGTCACTTTAGTACAAGAGCAGGGGATTGATTGGAAACTAATTGCGCTGATCATAGGTGGAGTTATTCTTGTTATAGGGGTTATCTTTGTCATCGTTCGTGTCATCTCTCAAAAAAAAGCTGCTTCTAAAAAAAGAAAAAAGAAAAATAAAAAGAAATGA
- a CDS encoding WxL domain-containing protein → MKLTHKLCGAALLAAVGIAVAVPNSVKAAPGAAPSAGMDIQFTANTGDGTTNTLTSGDGSGEGTITSGLVTTDAGTFGVRAITPLNFGSDNSAASGTGRHFFAKNFVANGQEGSTDKMISPNYVEFVDDRTELEHKYEITAQITSELKTTVGASNTEKKLDGATLQFLNGRVKSETDPTNTLTPTEAVATTAVEFGQPTQILGHEDATKGRGKFKMLFGTYAAGDATDSEKSVKLNIKDETELFIDNGYHGEITWSMNVLP, encoded by the coding sequence ATGAAATTAACACACAAATTATGCGGAGCAGCTTTATTAGCAGCAGTAGGTATCGCAGTAGCAGTACCAAATTCAGTAAAAGCAGCACCAGGAGCAGCACCATCAGCAGGAATGGATATCCAATTTACTGCTAATACAGGCGACGGTACAACAAATACTCTTACTTCTGGTGACGGTAGTGGTGAAGGAACAATCACTAGTGGTCTTGTAACAACAGACGCTGGAACTTTTGGTGTTAGAGCAATCACACCTCTAAACTTTGGATCAGATAATTCAGCAGCTTCAGGAACTGGACGTCATTTCTTTGCGAAAAACTTTGTTGCGAATGGGCAAGAAGGTTCTACAGATAAAATGATCTCACCTAACTATGTTGAATTTGTGGACGATCGTACTGAATTAGAGCACAAATATGAAATCACTGCACAAATCACAAGCGAATTAAAAACAACTGTTGGAGCATCTAATACAGAGAAAAAATTAGACGGCGCAACATTACAATTCTTAAATGGACGTGTTAAGTCTGAAACTGATCCAACAAATACGTTAACACCAACAGAAGCAGTTGCAACAACAGCAGTTGAGTTTGGTCAACCAACACAAATTTTAGGTCATGAAGACGCTACTAAAGGCCGTGGTAAATTCAAAATGTTATTTGGAACTTACGCAGCAGGCGATGCAACTGATTCAGAAAAATCTGTAAAACTAAATATCAAAGATGAAACTGAATTGTTCATAGACAATGGCTACCATGGTGAAATCACTTGGTCAATGAACGTTTTACCATAA
- a CDS encoding WxL domain-containing protein translates to MRKMKTKKVIIVVLSCLAFTATAQTALAEGVGVGAEIQFSDRPDEGNGIKDPENPDVIVDPSIINGSQGSLRIDFVPELNFGASKIAERNIVFPANAQQFKGETTARGQFVQVSDYRSNPTGWTLQLRQEEQFKKLEEKNHILKGAVLSFDNSWTNSKKAQSLSPKVSKEVIRLNNIGETYNLAEADLGNGGGTWSIVFGASDENTSGQAGTLSPKLDDQGKSIIDETVNKNAFINNAVQLAVPEATEKKAGTYTTVLTWIISELP, encoded by the coding sequence ATGAGAAAAATGAAAACTAAAAAGGTGATCATCGTCGTTCTCTCTTGCTTAGCTTTTACAGCAACTGCTCAGACAGCTTTAGCTGAAGGAGTGGGAGTCGGGGCTGAAATTCAATTTTCTGATCGTCCAGATGAAGGAAATGGCATTAAAGACCCTGAAAATCCAGACGTAATTGTAGATCCTAGCATTATCAATGGATCACAAGGCTCGTTGCGGATAGACTTTGTTCCAGAACTCAACTTTGGAGCAAGTAAAATTGCAGAAAGAAACATTGTTTTTCCAGCAAATGCACAGCAATTTAAGGGAGAAACAACAGCAAGAGGGCAATTTGTTCAAGTATCAGATTACCGATCGAACCCAACTGGCTGGACCTTGCAATTACGTCAAGAGGAGCAGTTTAAGAAACTCGAAGAAAAAAACCATATTCTAAAAGGAGCAGTCCTGTCTTTTGATAATTCTTGGACAAACTCCAAAAAAGCTCAATCATTGTCGCCAAAAGTTTCAAAAGAAGTGATTCGATTGAATAACATTGGTGAAACATACAATTTGGCTGAAGCTGACTTGGGAAATGGCGGAGGAACCTGGAGCATCGTTTTTGGTGCTTCTGATGAGAATACTAGCGGACAAGCTGGTACTCTGAGCCCTAAGCTAGATGACCAAGGAAAATCAATTATTGATGAAACCGTAAATAAAAATGCATTCATCAATAATGCAGTACAATTAGCAGTTCCAGAAGCAACAGAGAAAAAGGCTGGAACTTATACAACGGTGTTAACTTGGATTATATCCGAGCTACCATAG
- a CDS encoding LPXTG cell wall anchor domain-containing protein, which produces MKKNNHVWYTLPFILAFILFFGLFQTVEATENGGAVQTKGQITFLENDSSSSDSTTDSSSSSESVVSSSTNSSQSNFPTKPKGRYPSTGELVKRSLSISGILLLLIAFILYLLKRNNQAKRRRGENEKNEN; this is translated from the coding sequence ATGAAAAAAAATAATCATGTATGGTACACGTTGCCCTTCATTCTCGCCTTCATTCTGTTTTTTGGTCTATTCCAAACAGTTGAGGCTACAGAAAATGGTGGAGCGGTTCAAACCAAAGGTCAGATCACTTTTCTTGAAAATGATTCTTCTTCAAGTGATAGCACAACAGACTCATCTTCTAGTAGCGAATCTGTTGTTTCAAGTTCAACAAACTCTAGTCAGTCGAACTTTCCAACTAAACCCAAAGGTAGATATCCATCTACTGGTGAGTTAGTAAAAAGAAGTTTATCTATAAGCGGCATATTATTGCTGCTGATTGCTTTCATTCTGTATTTGCTGAAACGTAATAATCAAGCAAAGCGGAGGAGGGGGGAGAATGAGAAAAATGAAAACTAA
- a CDS encoding MucBP domain-containing protein, with amino-acid sequence MKNKKGMLLFMSMSVLVVISLVLGWHTSSIKAQETKGDQVAEITEQSQYPPLFQPYALESMRDWEEVSTPRTAKIDLSPPKGYFLELVSFGGLPIDKDTKELEKLKLMIQYTLRFSGLQYLNVLRYDGSYVGLSHDKRGVTASSAPLIFVQGDKVIEPLNEFGQGGGDSKPVSLVSNIKHYRADVVLTPNDPISPSYNRSVKIEYELRNNPAVVTENTFDYHVKVVTEFVIAPTGKTRYATKITNLSNVPLQNFVLGGRYDVDLLSSSPTIPRGDNIMPVKFLGSNLGVSYDSYGVDAKGNPDASESYASANFYFDTKDRPDSWSVKQMMPNGQPRDFYNPKITGFSDAYSTGQEVLNAPMGDIAYSKEQNETADVYDTALYVKNKPVDIDQGESTGYVMSFSAKPQGESLPMLDLDEENVFYDGVSHTVTGTIMDFGTTTKEDIYYSMTGTAGTFKLVKTISPYVPGTNVEFSFDIPKSDLGSKGNKSVYVYTRNSSGKVSNTVEQKLTYNSPPEITIADKQEWFMTGSDYNLAGKWKDADDTAVDIKYSLDDGVVKTLSRGVANSPVDTLRDFTGVIPASVLGDTSHELSVWLTDARGMDSAPETWTISPHTAPDVSANLTIGKAEILESETVEFTSTFQNKALAPSVWNNVLYETTEAFPANVTVDKTSVKLNGTTIAASDIEFSADRKLKVKLGKIAPSAVMNLTYNVVSQIAEPPIDKNIEVKQAYKVSGTTAAGTTVEASSGALKTFIIKPRIADITVLYLEEDSERELTEEPSLTGLIGEEVTISAKKIDGYVLSKVVIDEEEQPVVSSEVTVKYGENYLVEFYYTGVLEIKSAPVGFDFGTVTSSYKKIRVDSAEITDDPFVITDNRLGNQDWTLKAALTTPLSNKSGKILNEVIRYKNGKDEIILRNDFLPIVSRKTTNAGDYSISDTWSSTGDGFKMEVAPGAVNELGSYHAVIQFQLGITP; translated from the coding sequence ATGAAAAATAAAAAAGGCATGCTTTTATTTATGAGTATGAGCGTTTTAGTAGTGATAAGCCTTGTTCTTGGGTGGCATACTTCTAGTATTAAAGCACAGGAAACAAAAGGGGATCAAGTTGCTGAAATAACAGAGCAGTCACAATATCCACCGTTATTTCAACCATACGCGTTAGAGAGTATGAGAGATTGGGAGGAAGTTTCTACTCCACGGACCGCTAAGATTGACCTTAGTCCACCTAAGGGATATTTCTTAGAGCTTGTTTCGTTTGGAGGCTTACCGATCGACAAAGATACGAAAGAACTGGAAAAACTAAAATTAATGATACAGTATACTCTTCGATTCAGTGGTTTACAATACCTAAATGTGTTGAGATATGATGGAAGCTACGTTGGTCTGTCACACGATAAACGAGGAGTTACTGCGAGTTCTGCACCATTAATTTTTGTTCAAGGGGATAAAGTAATTGAGCCCTTAAATGAATTCGGACAAGGTGGAGGAGATAGTAAACCAGTCTCATTAGTATCTAATATAAAGCATTATCGTGCTGATGTAGTATTGACACCAAACGACCCAATATCGCCTTCTTACAATCGATCAGTCAAAATTGAATATGAATTGAGAAATAATCCTGCAGTAGTGACAGAAAATACATTTGATTATCATGTGAAAGTAGTGACTGAATTTGTTATTGCGCCAACAGGGAAAACAAGATATGCTACAAAAATTACCAATTTAAGTAATGTACCATTACAAAATTTTGTGTTGGGTGGACGATATGATGTGGATTTATTAAGTTCGAGCCCAACTATACCGCGCGGAGATAACATTATGCCTGTTAAGTTTCTAGGGTCTAATCTGGGTGTTAGTTACGATAGCTATGGTGTAGATGCTAAAGGAAATCCCGATGCATCAGAGTCGTATGCATCAGCAAATTTTTATTTTGATACAAAAGATCGACCGGATAGCTGGAGCGTTAAACAGATGATGCCTAACGGCCAACCAAGGGATTTCTATAATCCAAAAATTACTGGCTTTTCAGATGCTTACAGTACAGGGCAAGAAGTGTTAAATGCCCCAATGGGAGATATTGCCTATTCAAAGGAACAAAATGAAACAGCAGATGTTTATGATACGGCGTTATACGTGAAAAATAAACCCGTTGATATAGACCAAGGTGAATCTACTGGCTATGTGATGTCATTTTCTGCTAAACCGCAGGGTGAATCGTTGCCAATGTTGGATTTAGATGAAGAAAATGTTTTTTATGACGGCGTTTCTCATACCGTTACAGGTACAATTATGGACTTCGGCACAACAACCAAAGAAGATATTTATTATTCAATGACAGGTACAGCAGGAACATTTAAACTTGTTAAAACAATTAGTCCCTACGTTCCAGGAACGAATGTTGAATTTTCATTTGATATTCCTAAAAGTGACTTAGGTTCTAAAGGAAATAAGTCAGTTTATGTTTATACCAGAAATAGTAGTGGAAAAGTATCTAATACAGTAGAACAGAAATTGACTTACAACTCGCCGCCAGAAATTACAATAGCGGATAAGCAAGAGTGGTTTATGACGGGTTCAGATTATAATCTGGCTGGTAAGTGGAAAGATGCTGATGATACAGCTGTGGATATTAAATATTCACTTGATGATGGTGTGGTCAAAACGCTAAGTCGAGGAGTAGCCAACAGTCCAGTAGACACCTTACGTGATTTTACGGGAGTGATCCCAGCCTCTGTACTTGGTGATACTAGTCATGAATTATCGGTTTGGTTGACAGATGCTCGTGGAATGGACTCAGCTCCAGAAACTTGGACGATCAGTCCCCACACTGCACCAGATGTCTCAGCGAATCTAACGATTGGCAAAGCAGAGATTTTGGAAAGTGAAACAGTAGAATTTACTTCAACTTTTCAAAATAAAGCCTTAGCACCATCAGTTTGGAATAATGTTCTTTATGAAACAACAGAGGCATTCCCTGCCAATGTTACAGTCGATAAAACATCCGTTAAATTAAACGGAACGACTATCGCAGCTAGCGATATTGAGTTCAGTGCAGATAGAAAGTTAAAGGTAAAACTTGGGAAAATAGCACCTAGTGCGGTGATGAACTTAACTTATAATGTTGTTTCCCAAATTGCTGAACCGCCTATTGATAAAAATATAGAAGTGAAACAAGCCTATAAAGTCAGCGGAACAACAGCTGCTGGTACAACGGTAGAAGCGTCTTCTGGCGCGTTAAAAACGTTCATTATCAAACCAAGAATCGCTGATATCACGGTATTATATTTGGAAGAAGATTCAGAGAGAGAGCTAACTGAAGAACCTTCTCTCACTGGGTTGATTGGTGAAGAAGTGACAATTTCAGCTAAAAAAATTGATGGCTACGTGCTGAGCAAAGTAGTTATTGATGAAGAAGAACAACCAGTAGTTTCTAGCGAAGTAACAGTGAAGTACGGTGAAAACTACCTAGTGGAGTTTTACTACACTGGTGTATTAGAGATCAAGTCGGCGCCTGTTGGCTTTGATTTTGGAACAGTCACTTCTAGTTATAAAAAAATCCGAGTAGATAGCGCCGAGATTACAGATGATCCGTTCGTTATAACAGATAATCGATTAGGTAATCAAGATTGGACCTTAAAAGCCGCTCTGACGACACCACTATCAAATAAATCAGGAAAAATTTTGAATGAAGTGATCCGCTACAAAAATGGTAAGGATGAAATTATCTTACGTAATGACTTTTTACCAATAGTTTCTCGTAAAACAACGAATGCTGGAGATTATAGTATTAGTGATACTTGGAGTTCAACGGGTGATGGATTTAAGATGGAAGTTGCACCAGGAGCGGTTAATGAGTTAGGCAGTTATCATGCTGTCATTCAATTTCAACTAGGAATTACACCATAA